The following are encoded in a window of Salmo trutta chromosome 9, fSalTru1.1, whole genome shotgun sequence genomic DNA:
- the LOC115199986 gene encoding beta-crystallin B3-like, whose amino-acid sequence MSEQQSAPEQLAAGKSQGGAGATYKVVLFEFENFQGRRAEFSAECKDVSEKGLEKVGSVLVESGPWVGYDRQGFAGEQFVLEKGEYPRWDTWTNSQYSYSFWSMRPLKVDSAEHKLHLFESPGFTGKKMEIVDDDVPSLWGHGFQDRVASVKALNGTWVGYVYPGYRGRQYVFERGDFKHWNDWDSPAPQIQSVRRVRDMQWHKRGCFTIPAPTPDPAPAPAPAPAPAPAPEPPAPPAAAGAS is encoded by the exons ATGTCGGAGCAGCAGAGCGCCCCGGAGCAGTTGGCTGCAGGGAAGAGCCAGGGTGGAGCAGGAGCAACTTACAAG GTGGTGCTGTTTGAATTTGAGAATTTCCAGGGTCGCAGGGCTGAGTTTTCTGCCGAGTGTAAAGATGTTTCAGAGAAGGGCCTGGAGAAGGTGGGCTCTGTGCTGGTTGAGTCTGGCCC aTGGGTGGGGTATGACCGCCAGGGGTTTGCAGGTGAGCAGTTTGTCCTGGAGAAAGGAGAGTATCCACGCTGGGACACCTGGACCAACAGCCAGTACAGCTATTCCTTCTGGTCCATGCGGCCTCTCAAAGTG GATAGTGCCGAACACAAGCTCCATCTGTTTGAGAGTCCAGGCTTCACTGGTAAAAAGATGGAGATTGTTGATGATGACGTTCCCAGTTTGTGGGGACATGGTTTCCAAGATCGCGTAGCGAGTGTCAAGGCCCTCAACGGAAC ATGGGTTGGCTACGTGTACCCCGGCTACAGGGGACGGCAGTATGTGTTTGAGCGTGGAGACTTCAAGCACTGGAACGACTGGGATTCCCCTGCACCTCAGATCCAGTCTGTCCGACGTGTGCGTGACATGCAGTGGCACAAGAGGGGGTGTTTCACCATCCCTGCTCCTACCCCTGACCCAGCTCCTGCCCCTGCCCCAGCTCCTGCCCCTGCCCCAGCACCTGAACCCCCTGCCCCCCCTGCCGCCGCTGGGGCCAGCTGA
- the crybb2 gene encoding beta-crystallin B2 — MATDHQNPASKQQQPGTSAFKLIIYEQENFQGPCHELTGPCNNLQEAGVEKVGSILVLCGPWVGYEQANCKGEQYVFEKGEYPRWDSWTNSRRSDNIFAFRPIKVDSQEHKIVLYENPSFAGKKIEIIDDDVPSFHAHGYQEKVSSVRVQSGTWVGYQYPGYRGYQYLFEKGEYKDSAEFGAQFPQIQSVRRIRDMQWHQRGAFHPAAGAN; from the exons ATGGCCACAGACCACCAGAACCCTGCATCCAAGCAGCAGCAGCCAGGCACTAGTGCTTTCaag TTGATCATCTATGAACAGGAGAACTTCCAGGGGCCTTGCCATGAGCTGACTGGTCCCTGTAACAACCTCCAGGAAGCAGGCGTGGAGAAAGTGGGCTCCATACTGGTGCTGTGTGGACC ATGGGTGGGATATGAGCAGGCTAACTGTAAGGGGGAGCAGTATGTGTTTGAGAAGGGGGAGTATCCTCGCTGGGATTCCTGGACCAACAGCAGACGTAGCGACAACATCTTTGCATTCCGCCCCATTAAAGTG GACAGCCAGGAGCACAAGATTGTCCTTTATGAAAACCCCAGTTTCGCGGGGAAGAAGATCGAGATCATAGATGATGATGTCCCCAGCTTCCATGCACATGGATACCAAGAGAAGGTCTCCTCTGTCAGAGTTCAGAGTGGCAC TTGGGTGGGGTACCAGTATCCTGGCTACAGAGGCTATCAGTACCTGTTTGAAAAGGGTGAATACAAGGACAGTGCTGAGTTTGGTGCCCAGTTCCCTCAGATCCAGTCTGTCAGGCGCATCCGAGACATGCAGTGGCACCAGAGGGGAGCTTTTCACCCTGCCGCCGGCGCCAACTAA
- the ctu1 gene encoding cytoplasmic tRNA 2-thiolation protein 1, whose protein sequence is MPVLCSSCAEKRAVLKRPKTAHSLCKECFFWAFEEEVHQTIVSAQLFKHGETVGIGASGGKDSTVLAHVMKVLNERYNYGLKLLLLSVDEGITGYRDDSLETVKRNQQQYELPLKIVSYEELYGWTMDAIVKQVGLKNNCTFCGVFRRQALDRGAMMLKVDKICTGHNADDVAETVLMNVLRGDIARLRRCTAISTASEGEGVVPRCKPLKYAYEKEIVLYAYFKKLDYFSTECIYSPNAYRGHARTFLKDLEAVRPSAIMDVIHSGENLSVREGVKMPVQGTCGRCGYISSQALCKSCVLLEGLNRGLPRLGIGKHHRLHEKILSQQPLTQEEERKLKAVDF, encoded by the exons ATGCCAGTCCTCTGTAGCAGTTGTGCTGAGAAGCGTGCAGTGCTGAAACGTCCAAAGACGGCCCATTCCCTGTGCAAAGAATGCTTCTTCTGGGCCTTTGAGGAGGAGGTGCATCAGACAATAGTCTCAGCGCAGCTCTTCAAACATGGAGAAACTGTGGGCATCGGTGCCTCGGGTGGGAAGGACTCCACTGTGCTGGCACATGTCATGAAAGTCCTAAATGAGCGCTATAACTACGGCCTGAAACTACTGCTACTGTCAGTGGATGAGGGCATCACAGGTTACCGTGACGACTCCTTGGAGACGGTGAAGAGGAACCAGCAGCAGTATGAGCTGCCTCTGAAGATTGTGTCCTATGAGGAGCTGTATGGCTGGACCATGGATGCCATAGTGAAGCAGGTTGGACTGAAGAACAATTGCACTTTCTGTGGAGTGTTCAGAAGGCAGGCGCTGGACAGGGGAGCCATGATGCTGAAGGTCGATAAGATTTGTACAG GTCACAACGCTGACGATGTGGCAGAGACAGTTCTGATGAATGTTCTCCGAGGAGACATCGCCCGTCTGCGTCGCTGCACTGCTATCAGCACAGCCAGCGAGGGCGAGGGGGTGGTGCCACGCTGCAAGCCCCTCAAATACGCTTACGAGAAGGAGATTGTCCTCTACGCCTACTTCAAGAAGCTGGACTACTTCTCCACAGAGTGCATCTACTCCCCCAACGCTTACAGAGGCCACGCCCGCACCTTCCTGAAAGACCTGGAGGCTGTGCGGCCCAGCGCCATCATGGACGTCATCCACTCTGGGGAGAACCTGTCAGTGAGGGAGGGTGTGAAGATGCCCGTTCAGGGGACCTGCGGCCGCTGTGGCTACATCTCCAGCCAGGCGCTGTGTAAGTCCTGTGTGCTGCTGGAGGGCCTGAACCGCGGCCTGCCCAGACTAGGAATCGGAAAGCACCACCGTCTCCACGAGAAGATCCTCTCACAGCAGCCTCTGAcccaggaagaggagaggaagctcAAGGCTGTGGACTTCTGA